The Phycisphaerae bacterium genomic interval CGCGTATCCCTGTTCCGCGAGCTGCTGGGTCTGGCCGCTGAGACTCAACTCATGGTCGACGTCATCAACGGTCTTGCCATCCTGCCCGATCCGCAGGCAGCGGCGCCGCTTTGGGAACTGCTCGGTCAGAAGGACTTCGCCCTTGGCTGGGCCGACACGGCGCAAGCCAGTCTTCTGCGGCTATACCTCGGGCCCGAGTACGAATGGTCCGACGTCAACGCCGAAAGACGCCGGCGGTTGGTGACGGAAGCAACGCCGATGACGGAGAAAGGCCCGGAAGTGCGGCAACTTGTCGCCCTGTCGCTGCTGCTCACGGGTTCGAAGTCCGACGCGGTGACCGCCGCCCGCAGGCTCTACGAGGCCCCCGAATCGAACAGCCCGTTGCGCGCGGATGCGTTGCAGATCATGTTGCTGGGGCAATCCGAGGCACAGGCGGTTGAGACGGCAGCGACCGCACTGGCCAGTCCCGACGACCATGTCCGCGGTACGGCCTTGCTGTACCTTGCCCGAGGGAAGACGCAACTCGATAAGCTCAGGGGCGTATTGTCCCTTCACATATTCTCGGAGGCAGAAGCCGCCTTTCTGGACTTTGCCTCTTCGGGAGGTCAACCGATCTCGCCGCAGGCGCCTCAAGGGCTGACGGTTGATAACGTTCGTCCGTTGCTCCGGTCGGGCGACGCAACAACCCGAGCCCATGCGGGATACCTGCTGGCACTGCTCAAGCAACCGGAAGGGCTGGAACCGCTGGTCGAGCACTGGCGAGAGAATGCTCGCCAGGATTCGACGTGGCGCCGGCAGGTATACCGTGCGATCGCCGCTCTCAACGACGACGAGCACACGCCGATTCTGGAGGAAATCTACAAGGATCTTGCGGGCGAGACGTCGGCGATGCGTGAGTTCTATTGGACCGTTCGCAGCATGGACGGCGAAAAGGTGTTTGCCCTGCGCAAGAAGATCCGCACCGAGGTGGGCATGGATCAGTTGAGATGAGGAAGTTCATGGCAATCGAGTCGCCCGCTCGTCGCGTTCCGGAGGCTCCGCAAGCAGACCCATCGCCCGCCGTTGCGTCGCGAAGGGGTGCGGACGTCGCCTGATTGTCCCGGCGTGTGCTCAAGCATCGCCGGCGCCCGGCAAGAACGAAGGAACAATGACCGTCTGCTACTTGGGCTTCGGATAGTAGTCCGATGCCCACTTGATCAGGGCCTTGGCCATACCGTCAGCCTTAAATGCCGGACCAAGACCCACGCTCTGGCTGGAGCGCCCCACCACGGCCCCGCTCGCCAAGACCTTGCCGGTATCCTTGTCCACGAGTTCGGCCCTCGCCACAGCCTCCTCCAGGGGTCCAAAGACGCTGTCCTTGAGGTCGGCCTTCTCGTAGTAGATCAGTGTCACCTTGAAGAGCAGCGTCTTGCCCGAGGTTTCCTTGGGCAGGTCCGATTTGGCAAGGCGCTCGTTGAACTTCGCGGCCAGCAGCGTCGGGAATTCCGGCGGCATGGCTTGACCACTCTGGTTCGTGAACTCGCCCAACTCGATTCTCTGATAACCTGACAAGGCGAGATGATCCTTCGGCGTTGCCGAGAGCAAATTCTCCTCGAAATAAGCACCCTGACCGCCTCGCACAGCTTCCATACCCTCGCTGGCTGCCCTCATGCACCCCTCTGAAAGCAAGGCCAGACCGGCCAATCCGACAATCATCAAAACCGACCTTCGCATGATTGAGTGCCTCCCTCAATAAGAGACGAGAAACGAAGCCACCACCTTCTGATCAGGCCGGCGTCCGACCCAACCGGGTCAGTCGATGGGAAATCCCTCATAGCGACTATCCGACAGGATATGCACCGGACTTCGGCAAGGCAAGATCGTCCTGAGAGCGATCCGCCTCTTTGAGGTCGATGCCCAGCGAGCCTGCGCGACCAGGAAGACCTGCAGGCCAAGACGGGTTGCCGGCGCACCTTGAGGATGTCACAGGACTCTCGGGGAACGGGCAAGATGTCGGCCGTACACCGGGCTCCGGATCGCAGACTCAATCGCGTTTGAGCATTTGAACGCCGGGCGGCAGACCGATGTACTTGACCATCACCTTGTAAACCTCGTCGCTCCGGCTGAACAACAGGCGGCCGCCCTGATGGGCGCTGTTGACGTAGAGGGCATAGTGGATGCGGAAATTACCCCGCTCTTTAAGCTTGAAGTCGAAGCCCATCATCTTCTGGGCCTTTTCCGGCAGCTTGCGGACGTTCCAGCGGGCGGCAGCGTAGGCGGCACACAGAGCATCGGCCACGATCCAGTCCATGCCCGCGTCCTCCTTTGAACAATCCCACCGGAAGTCCGCCATGACGTTAACCAGCAACTTCTCCAGATCACCGGCCTTGGCCGCAAGCAACGGAAGAACAATGCGGCCGTTGTCATCCCATTTCCGCGGCGAGACCGCCAGACCCATCTGCCCTCGTCCCGGCGGAAGCAGGAAGGTCGGACTCATGCGGACGGTGATTTGTCGATCAAGCCGCTTGTTCGGCATCAGCACGTGATGGAAGAGACGGCGGTCTTCGCTTTCCAGCTTCTTGATGGCTTCCAAGACAACGCGACGGCTGTTGTGGTCAGGTCCGTTCGGCTTGAAATGGTCTCGCAACACAAACTGGGCAAAGGGCTCCTTGAGACGTCCGACCAACCGGGCCATATAGCGAATGAAACGCGCCTCGCGCCGAACCAGCATCTCTTCAGTGAACACTTTGGCCGCCTCACCCAGTCGCTCGGTTGCCTCGTCGGCCTGGTCTTGCACCTTGGGGATGATCCTGGCTTCCATGTGCTCGGTAGCATGCCGCAACCGGGCGATCGCTGGCTTGATCATCATGACCTGTTTCTCAAGCTCCTTGGCCTGCTGGACTTTTTTCGGCGTCTCGCGGAGCACCTTGGCCTCTTCGAGTTTCTTCTCGATCTCGGCCTGCTTCCGTTCAATCAGCGCCTTCAGTTCAGCCAGTCGAGCGTTGAACAGATCGCTGCGCACCCGGCAGATTACCGCCTGCCGCCAGACGCGGTCCGCCTTCCACGAGTCGCTGCCTCGTTCGTTGAGCTCGAGATTCTCATCGGGGCTGACCGTCAGATTCTTCGAGGCCACTGCCTCAATGTATTCGTCCGCGTAAACCAAATGCGTTGACTGGGGACGGTTCTGCCACTCATACACGTCCTCCTGGCAATCCTTGATGATGAAGTCGACTTTTTCCGGCTGGAGCAGGCCGGGATGGACCGAAATCAGACCGTATCGCAGGAACGATCGGGCAACCACCATCTCTTTCTCGTCGAGACCGCCCTGAACCAGCAACCAGGCGAGGTCCTCATACAAGCGCCAGAACATCTCGGTCAATTGCGGCTCAATGGCCTGCATCTCGCGGCTCGCCGCCTGCAGCCCGGCCCGAACGGTCGGACTCAGCTCACCAACCTGGTTCTCTTTGCTGCCTCCTCGGAACAGACCGCCCAAGCCCCTGTTGTTCTCCTTGTCTTCGGCCCTCGCCTCAGCCAGCTTTGCCCGATGTTCTTTCTCTGCCGCGACAAACTCATCAATCCGTTTCTGAACACCCAGGGCGTAGTAGGTCCAACCCATGAGCGGGTCGGCGTTGAGGCCGTGGTTGCGGCACAGCAATACAAGCGGTTCGTCCGCGATGGCAGTAACGGCGGCCGTCGGCACCGAGTCATCGAGCTTCCTGCGATGAAGAAGTAAAGCGATCTGGCCGAGGCCCATCTGGATGGCATTGCGGTATAACTGATTCTGGTCGACGTCGGGCGTCTTGGCTTTCGGGTCCGGCGGAGGAACCTGGCTCTTGATCACGGGATTCCGCAGCAACTGCTGCTGGCGCTCCAGGGCCCTCTGCAAAACTTCAGCGTTCGGGTTGTTCTTGATCTCTCTGTTCTGTCGCGAGAGCTCATCGCGAATCTCGCGAGCTCTGGCCAGCTTCTCCATCTCGGCCCGGCGGGCATCCATCTCCAACAGCTTCTGCCATACGCTGATTCGCGCGTCCACAATGCGCATCAGGAGGTCGGGCAACTCCCCCTGCCAACCGGTGTCCGACGGCTCGGCGATCTCCTCGCACACCTCCTCCACGACCTCGGCCACCAGCTCGGCTTCGACGGCCGCCAGTCCTACGGGTTCGTCGTCGACGTGCGGGGGCCGCTCCTCGTGGTTGGAGGCTTCGGGTGTGTTATGAGAATCGGGCTGCGCCGGCGTGCCGGTTGAGGGCTGGACGGCAGCAACTTCTTCGGCCGGGGAGGCGGGTGCGTTTTCCGACTCCTCATCACTGACCGCAGGCCGGGCCTTCTCCGGACCGTTCTCCGGCAGCGCAGAGTCGACCGCCACGGCGGCAGACCGGCTATCCTCACGATCGGTGCTGTCTGTCCTCGTACTCATCACTCCGGTTTCGCCGGGGAAAAGGCTCCCCCGCTTTGTCGGGAATATCGGCGGACCCTCACCGCGAAAGGCGTCGCCGCATGCCGTTTCGCCTGAAAGAAGTATACAATTCAAGGGGTTGCAGAAAGCGGACTTTGTGCCGATCGAGGCGTCTCAGTGTTTTTCCGGCAACCCACCGCCCCGAAACCCCTCGCACTATCGGACCTGCCGCGTCCTGGCGGCATCACTGTTCTCACTATCGGTTCGCACGCGCGAATCCTTAGGTATTCGCCCCATTCAACGCTTGCGAAATTTCCGGACCTTGGCGTGATGTGACATGCGAGTCCTTGCGGCCGGGGGTTCGAGTGGCCACGGGCTTTCGCTGAGGATTCCAACAACGGCGTGAAAACCGCGAAAGATAACCACCACATCAGTTGAGCACGAAACAGGGAAATCGCGGTTATGAGGACGCCGGCATCCCCTTGGTCAACAGCCCTTGGTGGCGAGGCCGCGCAGGTACTCCGCCTTTCTTGTGATCCGCTCCCTGTCCTTTGCGGCGATTCCGGGCTCGTTTGCCACGGCATCGTATTCGTCGGCGGCGAATCGGGCAGCCTCAGTGGAACATTTCAGCCGAACGAGATCCGGCGGACATGAATCGACCGGTAACAATCTGCCCGGGGCGAGAACGAACACCATATCAATGGCGATTTCGCGGGCCTGGTAATCGGAGACCGGCGTCCAGCGAGCCGAACGGAGGCCCTCGTTGGTCGAGTGTCCGTGCACCGAGATTGTCTCGAAGCTCCTGCGATAAAGGCGCACGTCAACACAACCATCGGAGCCGAAATTGTGCGGGAGAGCAGGGTTGAAGAGATAGATGCCCACTGCCAGACTCAATCGTGATTGCGACGGGACAGCGGGCGGAGAGCCTTGGGCTTGCAGCATCTCCACCCGGTCGGCCGGTTGCCGTTCCAACGTGACACACCCGTGTTGATGGTACGTATACTCCACTCGAAAGGCCTTGACGTCATCCGCAAGCACAGGAGAGGCGATCATGGGCGTCCTGCTGACATGCGGAAACAGATACGGAATCGGAATGGCGCAGCCCACGTTGATCAGACAAATCAAGACCCCTGCTGTCCCGCGACACCATCGCATTCTGAACTTCTTTCGTGTTTCCGATCCTTCGGGCCCGCCGCAGCCGATCTGCGACTTTCGTGATTCCTCGTCGCTCTGCTGGTTGTCGGCCCGTCGCTTGCGCTGCGGGTTCTGACTGAATGCGGCGATCAGAGTCCGCTCTACCGTTCCTGTACCGTGGTCTCGTACTTCACGCCGTCGGGGATCGGAACCGGCACGGCTACCGTCGTGCCGCTGTCGCCGGCGGTCCTGGTCAGCGAATCGACGGCCACGAAAGCGGTGTAGGCGGACATCAGGCCGTATTCGAGGGCAACGGTCTTGATCTGGCCGGTCCACTGCTCGCCCGGATCCATGATCGCATGCTGCGACAGTTCGGCAATCTTCATCCGGGCCCAGACGGCAGCCAGGCCTTCGTGCGTGGCGGATGCATCATCGAGGTCCACTGGAATGGCGATCTCGCGGGCCTTGTCGCCCGCCTGGCCTTTGACTCGGACCGTGGCCGAGCCTTTACCGCTGAACCGCCCGGTGATCAACACGGGGCGGCCGACGAAGAGGTCGGGGATCCGTTTGGGATAGATGTCCTCGACCTTCATCCCGCCCCAGTCGATCATCACGTCGGTCATGGCCGGATGGCTGATCCGCTCGAAGAAGCGGTTCATGACGTCGGCGCCGCTGTCGTTGAGGCCGAGGTAGGCCACCGCGCCTTTGCCCATGCGGGCCATGCCGTCGAGCAGGTAGCGGTTGACCGACGAGCCCACCCCGAAGCTGAAGATCCTTGCTGCACCGAGCCGCTTGTGGATCTCGCCGAAGATCTGTTCCTCGTTGCCGATGTAACCGTCGGTCAGGAACGAAACGAAGCGGAGGCGGTTCTCGTCGTGCGGGAAATCGAGCGCCGCCTTGATGCCCTCGATCATCATCGTGCCGCCCTCGCCCTGGAGCGACTTGAGGTATTCCAGGCCCCGGCGGACGTTGTCGGGCGTTGCGACCACCGGCTTGGGGCCGAGTTGCGAGGCGTTGTTCGAGAAACGGATGATCTGGAAGGTGTCGTCGGGCTCAAGCAGCCGCAGGGCACGCTCGGCGGCGGCCTTGGCCTGCTCGATCGGACGACCGCTCATGCTGCCGGAGCAATCGAGCACGAAGATCATTTCCATGGGCTTGCGCTTGAGGTTGCTGAGATCCTTGGGCGGGTAGATCATCATGGTGAAGAAGCCGCCGCGCTTGTCGCGGTGGGTCATGATCGCGGATTTAACCGTTTGGCCGGCCACCTGGTAACGGAGCACGAAATCCTTGTTGGGCACCGTGTCAAGTCTTCCGAGTCGCACTTCGGCTTTTTCGGGCGAGGACTTCTTCACTTCGATCACGTGGTTGCGGCTGTCGATCTTTTCGATGGCCACGCCGGCATCGATGGCCACCGACAGCGAGATATCGTGGCCGCTGCGCTCGCCGGGCTTCAGGTACTGGACCTCGGTCTTCTGGCCGGAGATGCCCCGGTCACCGCGGCCAACCGCCCCGACTCCGTCGGTGCTGCCCGGCGGGTTGAACCGCGGGCCGACGACCATCGGGAAGACAAACTCGTACCAGCCGTCGTCGTAGGCCAGGGTGTTGAAGTAGCGGATGTTGATGTCGATCTGCTTGCCAGGCTCGATGTTGGCCACCGACTGGGTGAAGATGTTCGGGCGTTCCTGGGTCAGCAGCGAAGCAACGTAGCCCTGCGATTTGGCCTCCTGGTAGATCTTCTCGGCCTCCTCACGCTCGCGGATGATGCCGCGGATCTTTCGCTCGCCCACGGTCATCAGGAACTCGTTGACCGCCGCGTTCTCCGGCAGCGGGAACACATAGACCGCCTCGATCTTGCTCTCGTAGGGATTGTGATACTGCTGAGTGACATCGACGGTGGCGATGTAGCCGGCGATCGCGGCCTGAACGTCGGTGTGCTTGAGCGGCAGCGGGATTTCCTTCGTCTCGCCGGGCAGCTTGGCCCTCAGTTCGCCGCTGCCGGGAATATCCTCGCCGGTCGGCCTCGGCTGCTCGCCCGATGGACGCTGGACGATCCATAGTTCCTCTCCTGGGGAAGGAAGAGCGCCGGGCGGAGGAGACTTGCCTTCACGTAACAACGACCACCGCCGTCCGCCGATGCCATACGCATCCCTAGGCTTGGCAGCGTCCTGTCCCCACCATTTGCCCCTAAACCGCATAGAGCTATCCTCTCCGGAGGGCTTGCCGGCGGTTTCTCTCGACGAGTTGCCTTGTGGCGGCGTCAAGGGAAGCGAAAACTGTGCAGGTGGTTCGCCAAGGCCGGGCGCAGGTGCAGGCGTGAAGCCGTACTGGGCCGGAGGTGTCGACGTTTCCGGCGCGGCGGCCTCCTTGTCTGCCTTGGATGCGAGTCTCTGCGCGGAGGAGCAAGCGTACGCCGCAAGGCCCAACGCCGCAGCCAGCAGAACGAGCACAATCCTTCGCACGGACTTCATCGTGAACCTCCTTCAATGACGGTGGCCGTTGCACCACTGATCGGCCGCCCCTCGGATGAGGCGGCGACTTCGAGCTTGATCACGTATTCCGGCTTGGTCTCGCCGGTTACTTGCACGTGGACTCTCGCGACGCGGGTCTTGCCCTTGGGCAGGTCCTTGCCGGTGTTGAATGCCGCGATGATGACATGGTCGCGGCTCATGGCGGCCGGGTCGTAGTACGGCGGGGCCTTGAAGGCCACATGCTCGCCGCCTTCGATGCCCACGATCTTCACCTCGCCCTTCTCGGCGGCCAGCTCGAACTGATAGGCGGCCAAGGGCTGATCCTTGGCATCAATGAAGACATCAACGTGGGTGAAGCGGATGGCCGGCTTCGACGCCGACTGGGTCGCCGGCACCTCCTGTGCCCGAGCAACCACGACCGAGAAAGCAACCGATGACGCGAGAGCTGCTACGCACACGAGCATTGCTCGCGCGATCTCCCCCCCGCGACCAAAAGGATGAAGGATGAAAGACGAAGGATGAATCGGAAAACCGCTATCAGCAACTCGTTTCCCTTCATCCTTCCGCCTTCCGCCTTCCGCCTTCCGCCTTCCGCCTTTCGCCTTCTGCCTT includes:
- a CDS encoding VIT domain-containing protein codes for the protein MKSVRRIVLVLLAAALGLAAYACSSAQRLASKADKEAAAPETSTPPAQYGFTPAPAPGLGEPPAQFSLPLTPPQGNSSRETAGKPSGEDSSMRFRGKWWGQDAAKPRDAYGIGGRRWSLLREGKSPPPGALPSPGEELWIVQRPSGEQPRPTGEDIPGSGELRAKLPGETKEIPLPLKHTDVQAAIAGYIATVDVTQQYHNPYESKIEAVYVFPLPENAAVNEFLMTVGERKIRGIIREREEAEKIYQEAKSQGYVASLLTQERPNIFTQSVANIEPGKQIDINIRYFNTLAYDDGWYEFVFPMVVGPRFNPPGSTDGVGAVGRGDRGISGQKTEVQYLKPGERSGHDISLSVAIDAGVAIEKIDSRNHVIEVKKSSPEKAEVRLGRLDTVPNKDFVLRYQVAGQTVKSAIMTHRDKRGGFFTMMIYPPKDLSNLKRKPMEMIFVLDCSGSMSGRPIEQAKAAAERALRLLEPDDTFQIIRFSNNASQLGPKPVVATPDNVRRGLEYLKSLQGEGGTMMIEGIKAALDFPHDENRLRFVSFLTDGYIGNEEQIFGEIHKRLGAARIFSFGVGSSVNRYLLDGMARMGKGAVAYLGLNDSGADVMNRFFERISHPAMTDVMIDWGGMKVEDIYPKRIPDLFVGRPVLITGRFSGKGSATVRVKGQAGDKAREIAIPVDLDDASATHEGLAAVWARMKIAELSQHAIMDPGEQWTGQIKTVALEYGLMSAYTAFVAVDSLTRTAGDSGTTVAVPVPIPDGVKYETTVQER